A stretch of Telopea speciosissima isolate NSW1024214 ecotype Mountain lineage chromosome 11, Tspe_v1, whole genome shotgun sequence DNA encodes these proteins:
- the LOC122644712 gene encoding agamous-like MADS-box protein AGL61, which yields MNQLGHLKQFRSSVPRKRSMGRRKIEMKTIDKEPARLVTFAKRRVGLFNKANELSTLCGAEVVILLFSESGKVYSFGHPNVNSILDKFLVQNFLPEENVPKIMEESVQGTKNSQVVKHEIMTELLSKVGVEKKRGKALDQQREEETLLGGEWWQGPIEDLDLPKLNHLMLSIHGFIELAMAKANMLTLGTKNGCK from the coding sequence ATGAATCAGCTAGGTCATCTGAAACAGTTTCGATCATCTGTGCCAAGGAAGAGAAGCATGGGTCGCAGGAAAATTGAGATGAAAACGATTGATAAGGAACCAGCAAGACTTGTTACCTTCGCGAAGCGTCGAGTTGGTCTTTTTAACAAGGCCAACGAACTTTCCACCTTATGTGGTGCTGAGGTTGTCATACTCCTCTTCTCTGAGTCTGGCAAGGTATACTCCTTTGGACATCCAAACGTCAACTCCATTTTAGACAAGTTCCTTGTCCAAAACTTTTTACCTGAAGAAAATGTACCAAAGATTATGGAAGAAAGTGTTCAAGGAACCAAGAACAGCCAGGTGGTCAAGCATGAGATCATGACTGAGCTTCTCAGCAAGGTGGGAGTTGAGAAGAAGCGTGGGAAAGCACTTGATCAGCAGcgagaagaagaaaccctgctgGGTGGAGAATGGTGGCAAGGACCGATTGAGGACCTTGATTTGCCTAAGCTTAACCATCTAATGCTTTCGATTCATGGTTTTATAGAGCTTGCAATGGCGAAAGCTAATATGTTAACCCTTGGCACCAAGAACGGCTGCAAATAA